From one Babesia bovis T2Bo chromosome 3, whole genome shotgun sequence genomic stretch:
- a CDS encoding ribosomal L18p/L5e family protein gives MAFIRVLKSKAYFKRFQVKYRRRREGKTDYYCRRRMVLQDKNKYASPKYRFVVRFTNKRIICQIISATIVGDKVHASADSTELKHYGVNVGLTNYAAAYCTGLLLARRLLTQLKLDNQFVGKEQADGTSFHIEEEDHDRRPFKALLDVGIKIVTTGNKVFGALKGACDGGLHIPHSEKRFPGFSVGDDKQTNYDAEVHRERIMGIHVANYMREMKEEDPEKYKSHFSAFLRAGINEDNIEEMYAKAHAAIRQNPIVPKTKKDPPSRTIKGHTVITADGKKYIRNKKITKAQRMERVRQKMLMCAQAEE, from the exons ATGGCATTCATTCGCGTGCTGAAGAGTAAGGCCTACTTCAAGCGCTTTCAGGTAAAGTACCGCAGGCGCAGGG AGGGCAAAACCGACTACTACTGCCGTAGGCGTATGGTTCTTCAGGACAAGAACAAGTACGCTTCTCCTAAGTACCGCTTTGTTGTGAGGTTTACCAACAAGCGCATTATCTGCCAGATCATCTCTGCAACTATTGTTGGTGATAAGGTCCACGCTTCTGCTGATTCCACTGAGTTGAAGCACTACGGTGTCAATGTTGGTTTGACCAACTACGCTGCTGCTTACTGCACTGGCCTTCTCCTTGCTCGTAGGCTCCTCACTCAGTTGAAGCTTGACAACCAGTTTGTTGGTAAGGAACAGGCTGATGGTACTTCCTTCCACATTGAGGAGGAGGACCATGACAGAAGGCCATTCAAGGCTCTTCTTGATGTAGGTATCAAGATTGTCACTACTGGAAACAAGGTTTTCGGTGCTTTGAAGGGTGCCTGCGACGGTGGTCTCCACATTCCTCACAGCGAGAAGAGGTTCCCTGGATTCTCTGTTGGTGACGACAAGCAGACCAACTACGACGCCGAGGTCCACCGTGAGCGTATCATGGGTATTCACGTCGCTAACTACATGCGCGAGATGAAGGAGGAAGACCCTGAGAAGTACAAGAGTCACTTCTCCGCTTTCCTCAGAGCTGGAATCAATGAGGACAACATTGAGGAGATGTACGCCAAGGCCCATGCTGCCATCCGTCAGAACCCTATCGTCCCCAAAACCAAGAAGGATCCTCCATCGCGTACCATCAAGGGCCACACTGTCATCACTGCCGATGGCAAGAAATACATTCGCAACAAGAAGATTACAAAGGCCCAACGTATGGAGCGTGTCAGACAAAAG